The following is a genomic window from Chromatiales bacterium.
TCGCTGTCGATCGCCTCGAGCTGTTCGTACCAGCGGAACACGCGCGAGCGAACGCGCCAGCGATACACCGGCGGCAGGAAGCGTGCGAGCGGAATCATCAGCGTCAGCAGTGGCAGCAGCAGCACCGCGATGCGGTCGAGCAGGGTCGCGGCCCAGAACGGCAGATAGCGCTGCAGGAACGGCACGCCGCGCTCAAAAAACCGTTTCGCCTCGGGTGCCAGCGGCAGGTCCATGCCCTTCGCGGACGGGTAGTCGTCGGGTTCGCTGAGCAGGTCGCCGTCGTGAAACAGCCGGTGGGCGTACTGCATCGCGAGCGAGCGCAGCGCCGGGTGCAGATCGGCGTTGACGGCCAGCAGCGCCGGGGTCGCGAGCAGCCTGACGTGTGCCGACGGCAGGTCGGTGGCCGGGTCGATGACGCCGGCCGGCAGGTCGACGACCTTCAGGTAGTGGTGTCGACGCGGGTAGGTCTCGATGCGCGCAAGCTGCATCGGCGCGACCGCCGGTGCGCGCAGCAGCCGGTCGACGGCGTCGGCGCGATACGAGGCGACGATGAATGCGACGTCTGCCGTGCCGGCGAGCAGGGCCGCAGCCGCGTCATTCGAGTTGAGTTCCAGCAGCGTTGCCGAACTGGCGTCGATGCCGTTGTCGGCGAGCAGCGCGCGCGCGACGACCTGCGTGCCGCTGCCCGGTGCGCCGACGGCGATGCGCCGCCCGCGCAGCCGGTTGAGCCGGTCCGGTGCCGGAGAGATGCGCGAGAACACCCAGACGGGTTCGAGATAGAGGCTGGCCAGCCCCTCGACGCGGTCGTCGTCCGGCGGCCGTGTGGCGGCCAGGCCTGACTGCACGAAACCCAGCGCGGCGCGGCCGTCGGCGAGGCGCTCGAGGTTGTCCATGCTGCCGGCGGTCTCCAGCACCGTGGCCTGGATGCCCTCGGACGCGAACAGCTTCGCCAGTTCAGTCGCCCAGCGGTGATAGGCGCCACCGGGC
Proteins encoded in this region:
- a CDS encoding TAXI family TRAP transporter solute-binding subunit; this translates as MKSKNRSQDLRRIGLPALLITVVAFAITFQFVKPAPPKEIAIAGGAPGGAYHRWATELAKLFASEGIQATVLETAGSMDNLERLADGRAALGFVQSGLAATRPPDDDRVEGLASLYLEPVWVFSRISPAPDRLNRLRGRRIAVGAPGSGTQVVARALLADNGIDASSATLLELNSNDAAAALLAGTADVAFIVASYRADAVDRLLRAPAVAPMQLARIETYPRRHHYLKVVDLPAGVIDPATDLPSAHVRLLATPALLAVNADLHPALRSLAMQYAHRLFHDGDLLSEPDDYPSAKGMDLPLAPEAKRFFERGVPFLQRYLPFWAATLLDRIAVLLLPLLTLMIPLARFLPPVYRWRVRSRVFRWYEQLEAIDSDADIPGVDPQTLEDRLDRIARDIMGVPVPLSYTDEVYHLRAHIELVRRKVRGDCA